One genomic segment of Nonomuraea sp. NBC_00507 includes these proteins:
- a CDS encoding ATP-binding protein, with the protein MRLALHGPPGSGKSTLARLLVEEFSRLNRPTVVVKLAAPLYQLQSLVYTVAGEPMLDPTMQDGQLLNDLAAHLRRINPDALTDNFARRVRQAATRYPEAVLLCDDMRAPDAATLVDLGFHLVRVHAAQELRLGRKNLRGDLTAGQDDHPTEASVALDSHHDVRNDGGLEDLRQAARTLARQVAS; encoded by the coding sequence ATGCGACTAGCACTGCATGGACCGCCCGGATCGGGCAAGTCCACTCTGGCCCGGCTTCTCGTAGAAGAGTTCAGCCGGCTCAATCGACCGACTGTGGTAGTGAAGCTGGCCGCACCGCTCTACCAGCTCCAGTCGCTGGTCTACACCGTGGCCGGCGAGCCGATGCTCGACCCCACCATGCAAGACGGCCAACTCCTTAACGACCTAGCCGCTCATCTGCGCCGCATCAACCCCGACGCCCTAACCGACAACTTCGCTCGTCGCGTGCGGCAGGCCGCCACGCGCTACCCCGAAGCGGTCCTGCTGTGTGACGACATGCGAGCCCCGGACGCCGCCACCCTGGTGGACCTCGGCTTCCATCTCGTTCGTGTCCACGCCGCCCAGGAGCTGCGCCTCGGCCGCAAGAACCTGCGTGGAGACCTGACAGCCGGACAAGACGACCATCCCACCGAGGCCTCGGTCGCCCTTGACTCCCACCACGACGTCCGCAACGACGGCGGACTCGAGGACCTGCGCCAGGCCGCTAGAACGTTGGCACGGCAGGTGGCCTCATGA